In Comamonas koreensis, the genomic stretch CAGCGGGCCAAACACCATCAGGTCGCCCAACTTGTAGCTGATCTTGTCGAGCAGGCTCACCGGTTGGCCGTCGCGCAGCGCCGGGCCCACGCGCTTGGCCACCGCCATGAAGTGCTGAAACATCTTGCGCTTGATGAGGCCGGCGTCTTCCATGCGGATCATCACGCTGGTCAGAATGCCTTCGAACACGCGCGGCGGCGCAAAGTAGTAGGTGGGGCCGACTTCCTTGAGGTCGATCTGCACGGTGGCATTGGATTCGGGGCAGTTCACCACATAGCCGCAGGCCAGCCATTGCGAGTAGCTGAAGATGTTCTGGCCGATCCAGGCCGGGGGCAGGTAGGCCAGCACTTCCTCGCCATGGCCGAGCTTTTCAAACTCGGCGCCGGCCGAGGCGCTCTCCAGCAGCGAGCGGTGGGTGTGCACCACGCCCTTGGGGTTGCCGGTGGTGCCCGAGGTGAAGAACATCGCCGCCACATCGCCGTTGTGGGTGGCCTCGACCTGCTGCTGGAACCAGCCGGGGTTGGCCGCCACAAAGGTCTCGCCGCTGGCGATCAGGCTGTCGAGCGAGGCCAGGCCGGGCTCTTCGTAGTTGCGCAGGCCGCGCGGGTCGTCGTAGTAGAGATGGCTGATCTGCGGGCATTGCTCGCGCAGCTCCAGCAGCTTGTCGACCTGCTCCTGGTCTTCGACCAGGCAAAAGCGCACCTCGGCATTGTTGAGCGGGAAAACGCATTCGGCCGCCACCGCATCCTGGTACAGCGGCACAGGAATGGCGCCAATCGACTGGGCCGCCAGCATGCTGGCATACAGGCGCGGGCGGTTGGCGCCCATCAGCACCAGGTGCTCGCCGCGCGCCAGGCCCGCTTGCGACAGACCAGCTGCTATTTTGGCCACCATCACGGCCAGCTCGGACCAGCTATAGCTTTGCCAAATGCCGTATTCCTTTTCACGCAATGCGGCGGCCTCGGGCCGCTGGGCCGCGTGCTGCAGCAATAGCTTGGGAAATGTCGTTGACATGGTTGTCTCCTATGCCGTTTTTTGTAGATCGCAAGTGCCATGCCTTGCGTCCTGTTGAAACCGAATGTAGGTTCAGCTTTGACGTTGTTTTGTCTTTATGACGACAATCTGCGGGAAAACGCTGTAGGTACTTTCCTGCGGCTGGCAAATATTCCAGCGCTTGGGCTGGAGACAGGGAGGAAGTGGATGAAGCGTTGTCGATCTGCGCTGTTGGCGGCACTGTTGGCCAGCATCGCCATGCTGGCGCAAGGCGCGGGCCTGCACCGGTTCACGGTCGCGGGCGAGCCGCCGCTGCAGGCCTTGCTCTGGACGCCTTGCGCCCAGCCGCCGGCGTTGTTGAAACGCGGGCCTTTTGAGGTGATGGCCACCGAAGATTGCCCGGTGGCTGCCAGCGGCAAGCTGCCCTGGGTGGTTATCTCGCATGGCTATGGCGGCAGTGCGCTCAGCCACTGGAACATGGCCGCCGCTTTGGCCGATGGCGGCATCGCCGTGCTGAGCCTGAACCACAGCCTGGACTCTGCGCTGAACCTGGCGCAAGGCGGCAGTTTTGCGGCGCTGGAGGCCCGGCCCGCCGATGTGCGCCGCGCGATCGATGGCGTGCTGGCAGACAGCCGCTGGCGCGCCGTGCTGGATGCGCAGCGCATCGGCTTTTTGGGCTTTTCACGCGGGGCCTATACCGGCCTGGTGCTCGCCGGTGCTAGGCCGGATTTTGCGCAGTTGGCGGGCCATTGCCCCGAGCCGCCATCGCCCCTGTGCCAGGCGATCGCGCAAGGACAGATCCCTGCGCTGAAGCCCCAGCCGGAGCCACGCATCAAAGCCATGGTGCTGGCCGATCCGCTGGCGGCCTTTGGTGCCAGCAGTGGTTTGGAAAAGCTGAAGCTGCCGCTGCAGCTGTGGGCTTCAGAACAAGGTGGGGACGGGGTGCCTGCGGGCTCGGTGCAGGCGCTGGCCGCGCTGCTGCCTGCCGGCAAGGCTGACAAGCCGCCCCTGCATGTGGTGGCAGGTGCCGCGCACTTTGCGTTTTTGGCGCCCTGCAGTGCGCAGCTGGCGGCTGCCGCGCCGCAGATCTGCAGCGACCCGGCAGGCTTTGACCGCCGCGCTTTTCAACCGCGCTGGGCGGCCGAGGTGCTGGCGTTCTTTCGCCAAAAACTCTGAGCATTTTCCGTAGGGACTAAGACGGCCCAGCAATCCGAAGGTTTGCGGTTGAGACTAGGCGCCCCCGACAAGGCGCCAAGCCGCAGACAGTACTTTAGTACGGCAAGGCTCGGCAACGAAGTATCAAGGGTCGTGTTAGTCCCTCTTAGAGCAGCTCTTGGATCATGTCGATGTACTGCTGCTTCGCATCATCTTGCGCCATGCCCTTGCACTGGTTCCAGGCGTTCCACTTGGCCGAGGCAACAAAGTCGGTAAAGCCGGGCTTGGGCTCGTTGTTGTCGCCATGCGCGCCTTGCTTGTACAGGCCATAGAGCTTGAGCAGGGTCTGGTTGTCGGGGCGCTCGCTCATGTTCAGGGCGGCTTCCTTGGCGGCTTCAAAGGCGGTATTCAGATCGGACATGGGGACCTCATGGTGTGGGGATGATGGAGCAGGGCTGCCAGTGTAGCTTGCAGCAGCGCGCGCAAGCGCTGGCATTTTTCTGATGTCTTACGGCTGCGACCGCCCGCAGCGCTGGCTTGCTGCGCAGGTGACAAATGCAGGACTGGCGTTGGTAGCCACCCCCTTTGCAGCCGCATCAAGCTGGTGCATTCTTGGCCGCCATGAGCCCGCATGCCTCTCTCTACCAACGCCGCCGTGCCCCGCATGCTGCGGAAGTGGCCGACATCCCCTGGATTCCCGTTCTGCAACCCGCCGAGCGTGAGTACGCGGTGCGCCAGCTGATGGTGACCGAGGCCGAGCCGGGCGAGTATGTCTGCCGCGTAGGCAAGCCGGTGACCTACTGGTTTGGCGTGATCGAAGGCCTCTTGAAGATGAGCGCCGAAGACAGCGAGGGCCGCACGATGACCTTTGCCGGGCTGCCCCGCACCGGCTGGTTTGGCGAGGGCACGGCGCTCAAGCGCGAGATCTACCGCTATGACATCCAGGCGCTGCGCAAAAGCTCCGTCTGCGGCATTCCGGTCGATGCCTTCCATTGGCTGCTGGACCATTCGCTGGGATTTAACCGCTTTGTGATGCACCAGCTCAACGAGCGGCTGGCGCAGTTCATCAGCGCCCGCGAGATCGACCGCTTGAACCGCCCCGAGGAGCGGGTGGCGCGCACACTGGCTGCGCTGTTCAATCCCGTGCTCTGCCCGGGGGTGAGCGACGTGCTGCGCATCACCCAGCAAGAACTCGCCTACCTGGTGGGCCTGTCGCGCCAGCGGGTGAACGAAGCCCTTGCCGCCTTGCAGCACCAGGGCTTTATCCGCATCGAATACGGTGGCCTGCGTGTGCTCGACCTGCAGGCCCTGCGCGGACAGGGCTGGCTGGTTAAACCGCAGCGGGCGGATTTTGACTTGTAGTGCTGTTATGGCTTGGTGGCCGGGGCCGCTGGCGTCTCGGGCGTCGCCCCTGCTGGTGGCGGTGCGGGCATGGAGCCACCGGGCGTGGTGTTATCCGGGGTGGCGCGCGGCATCGGCGCGGTCGAGGCGCCCTTGTCGCAGCCGCTCAGCGCCGCGGCGCCCAGCACCAGGGCCAGCGCGGGCAGCCAGCGCAGCGCCTTTTGCGATGAAAGAGAGGACGGTGCTTGTGCCATGGGAATCT encodes the following:
- a CDS encoding acyl-CoA-binding protein; translation: MSDLNTAFEAAKEAALNMSERPDNQTLLKLYGLYKQGAHGDNNEPKPGFTDFVASAKWNAWNQCKGMAQDDAKQQYIDMIQELL
- a CDS encoding Crp/Fnr family transcriptional regulator; amino-acid sequence: MSPHASLYQRRRAPHAAEVADIPWIPVLQPAEREYAVRQLMVTEAEPGEYVCRVGKPVTYWFGVIEGLLKMSAEDSEGRTMTFAGLPRTGWFGEGTALKREIYRYDIQALRKSSVCGIPVDAFHWLLDHSLGFNRFVMHQLNERLAQFISAREIDRLNRPEERVARTLAALFNPVLCPGVSDVLRITQQELAYLVGLSRQRVNEALAALQHQGFIRIEYGGLRVLDLQALRGQGWLVKPQRADFDL
- a CDS encoding alpha/beta hydrolase family protein, giving the protein MKRCRSALLAALLASIAMLAQGAGLHRFTVAGEPPLQALLWTPCAQPPALLKRGPFEVMATEDCPVAASGKLPWVVISHGYGGSALSHWNMAAALADGGIAVLSLNHSLDSALNLAQGGSFAALEARPADVRRAIDGVLADSRWRAVLDAQRIGFLGFSRGAYTGLVLAGARPDFAQLAGHCPEPPSPLCQAIAQGQIPALKPQPEPRIKAMVLADPLAAFGASSGLEKLKLPLQLWASEQGGDGVPAGSVQALAALLPAGKADKPPLHVVAGAAHFAFLAPCSAQLAAAAPQICSDPAGFDRRAFQPRWAAEVLAFFRQKL
- a CDS encoding AMP-dependent synthetase/ligase, with protein sequence MSTTFPKLLLQHAAQRPEAAALREKEYGIWQSYSWSELAVMVAKIAAGLSQAGLARGEHLVLMGANRPRLYASMLAAQSIGAIPVPLYQDAVAAECVFPLNNAEVRFCLVEDQEQVDKLLELREQCPQISHLYYDDPRGLRNYEEPGLASLDSLIASGETFVAANPGWFQQQVEATHNGDVAAMFFTSGTTGNPKGVVHTHRSLLESASAGAEFEKLGHGEEVLAYLPPAWIGQNIFSYSQWLACGYVVNCPESNATVQIDLKEVGPTYYFAPPRVFEGILTSVMIRMEDAGLIKRKMFQHFMAVAKRVGPALRDGQPVSLLDKISYKLGDLMVFGPLRNNMGFSRVRVAYTAGEAIGPDLFSFFRSIGINLKQLYGSTETAVFVCIQPDNQVFADTVGNPIRGVEIKMADNGEILVKSPGLLKEYYKNPKATAEVLSEDGWYHTSDAGFLDKSGQLKIIDRVKDVGRLKGGSNDGAMFAPKYVENKLKFFPFIKEAVALGDGREKVCAMINIDFEAVGNWAERQNLPYAGYTDLAQKPQVYTLIQNCVEKVNADLATDAMLAGSQVTRFLILHKELDADDGELTRTNKVRRGFIADKYGVLVDALYAGRSEQFIETQVKFEDGRSGSVSATLKIADSKTFAPLKSVA